ACGTTTACACCACGTTCCCTTAATATTTCAGATATATCACGATAACTCAATGCATATCTTAGATAGTAGCCAACGGCTACAGTGATAACATCTTTGTTAAATTGTTTATATCTGAAATAGTTCATACAGAAGACTCCTTTTTGTTAAATTATACTATAAATTCAACTTTGCAACAGAACCTTTAGGTTTATGATGATTACTATTTGAACATCCTGCTAAAAATAATAATATTAGAAAGCAAAATAACATTCGTTTCATAAAATAGTTACATCCTTTTTTTGACATATTATATTTAAATTTAATTAATAAAGTCAATATTTCAACTAATATGAATAAAATACAGACACTTATGAACTACAATAACTTTTAAAACTATATAAATGGTAATTTATAGATAGATACAAAACAAATACATATTAGGAGAGATGACATATGGAAAAAGCATATAACGTAAAATCAAAAGTAGTTAAAGGCTTTGCTGCATTTGCTATCATAACTGGTATGACTGTTAGCACTGGTTTAGCGGACAATCATTCACAAGCTGCTGAAAATAACCAAACACAAAAAGCATCATCTAAAAGTGCTGGTGAAATAGTAAAAATTGATGACAATATGGGTAGAATTGATTTAAATAAAAATATTACATACAATGTAGATGAAAATGGTATAGATACATTAAAAGATAAAAATACAAATAAAACAGAACAATTACCATCAACAGCTAAAGACAAAAACGGTAAAAATGTAAACATAGTTTATTTTGAAGAAAAAGGTAAATTAGGTATGCAGGTAGTTCCTAATCAACAAGACCGTAAAAAGAAAAAAGGGTCTGTT
Above is a window of Staphylococcus hsinchuensis DNA encoding:
- a CDS encoding lipoprotein, whose amino-acid sequence is MSKKGCNYFMKRMLFCFLILLFLAGCSNSNHHKPKGSVAKLNL